The genomic segment CGCAGTTTCCGCAGTTGTTTCGCCGCGTGCCGGTAGTGCCCGGCGTCGCCGTACGCGATCAGTTCGGCGACGTGCTCGCGGTAGACCGGCAGCACGTCGGCCGGGTGCTCCCGCTCGCGGAATTCGGCGACACGCAGCTTGTCCGCGAGCGGCGTCTGCTCCTGGCGTGCGATTTCCCAGGCCTCGTCGTACTTTTCGGCTTCGAGCAGCTCACCGAGGTCCGCCGGTTCGACCACCGGCACAGGAGGCGGAGGCGGCGGTTCGGCGGGCGGGGTCTCGGGCACCTGTGCCCGGACCACCGGGCCTTTCCCCCGCACCAAGGCCTTCGCCGCGTGCGCGATCGCCTCACTGTGCCGACCGGCGTCACGCAGCACCCGCACAATGCGCAGGCTCACTTCCCGGCTGGGTGGTTTCGCGGACAGGATGGCGACCAGCGCGTCCACGTCACCGGAAATCTCCGCCAATTCCTCCCGCAGGCGGGCGGCCACCAGCGACCGCCGCGGGTCGTCGTCGGCCGATTTGTCTACAAAGGACTTTATCCGCGCGAGCCCCTTGTCGCCCAGCGACTTGGCGAAGGCCCGCAGGTCGAGCACCGGCCACCCGGGACGGTCGAAGGCGACGGAGAGGATCCAGTCGGCCAGCACCTCGGGCGCCGGCGGGTGCGCCACGCAGGCCCGCGCGTAGAGCCCCACGGCCCGCCGCAGCTGCCCGGCGGTGTCCTCGCCGCGGGCGAACGCGTCGCCGATCTTGTCCATCGCCCGCTTGGCCAGCGGGGCGAGATCGGCGCGGGTCCCGGCGTCGAGCAGGCGCTGCAGGGTGTCGAGCACCGGCTCGATGCCGTGCTCACCGTCCGCCACCCCGTCCGCCTCGGCCAGCTCCACCGCCCGTTCCCGCAGCCGTTCACCCAGGTCGGGGTCGCGCTCGGCCTGTTCGTGCAACAGCGCGGCGAGCGTGGGCACGTCCAGCGAGCACAGGTACTCGAGCAGGCCGGGAGAATCGGGGTGCGCGGTCATCGGGTCACATTGTGGAGCAGTAGCCCGAACGCATCACCGAGGATCACCGGAATGCCGTAGTCGGCCTCAGCCGGAGGGCTTCGGTGAACCGGCCGTAGGCCACCACGTTGTCCTCGTACTGGCGCGAGTCGCGGTCGAAGGCACCACCGCAGGTGATCAGCCGCAGCTCCGGCTGGGCGGTGTCGCCGTAGACGTCGTCGGACGGGAACTCCGCCTTCGGGTGCCGCTCCACGCGGTAGACGGTGAACACCGCGCTGATCCCGTCACCGCGGTGCACGGTGACCCGGGTGCCGATCTCCAGTTCGGCCAGCCGCGAGAACACCCCCGGCACGTGGTCGTAGTCGACGTGCCCGGCGATCACCGCCGGTCCGACCTCGCCCGGCGTCGGGCTTTCCGTGTACCAGCCCGCGGTTTTCGCGTCCCCGGGCACCTGCAGCGTGCCGTCCGGGCGCAGCCCGAGGTCGATGATCTGTCCGGTGTGGACACCGAGCTGCGGGATCTCCAGCCAGGCCGGCTTGCCCGGTGGCAGCACCTTCACGTCGAGGCGGTCGGCGCTCGCCTCCGGCACGACCGGCTCGGCGGGTGCCGCGGCCAGCGTGGAGGTCATGCTGGGCAGCGGCGTCTCGATGACGGGCGCGGCCGCGGTGCGTGGCGCGGGGTGCTGCTCCGGCGTCGGCAGCGCGAACAGCACCACCCCGACCGCGACCACCACCGTCAACGCCGATCCGCAGGCCGCGGTGACCTTCCAGCGTGCCCGGTCCACGTCAGCGCCCGGCTCTGCGACGACTGGCGAGCACCGCGGCGGCGCCACCCCCGAGCAGGGTCAGGCCGCCGAGCGCGGCGAGCGGAGCCGTCGAGGAGCTGTCCTCGGACCCGCCGGTGTCGACGCCACCCGACGGGGTCTTCTTGACCTGGCCGGACGGTTCACCGAAGTGCGATTCACAGGCGTAGCCGTCGTCGTCCGCGTCGAGCCCGTGCGGGTCGCTCTGGTCCTTCGCCCACTCGGCCTGCGCGTCGGCCTGGGTGGCGAAATCGGCGCAGTCCTTGTCCTTCGAAGTCGTGCTGGTGATGGTGGCGCTCGACGCCGGTGGCGCCGAGCTGCTGGAGGACGCGGATTTGGTCTCGGTGTCGGCGGGGATCTCCTGGGCGAGCGCCGGGCCGGCGCCGAGGGCCAACAGGGTGGTACCGGTCACCACGGCACCGGCGGCGAGGCGGAAAGAGCGCATGGGGAGTGGTCCTCCGGAGGAACGAGCGGGGGCTGAGGTCCCGGATGGTTCCGTTTATCGCCCCGTCGTTCCGGGTGTTACGCGCTCAAGCGGGTGATGCCGGGCGTGGTAGGCAGTGCCGGTGACCCTCGAAGACCTGATCCGGCGGCTCCGCGAGTTCGCCGACGCGCGTGACTGGGAACCGTTCCACACGCCGAAGAACCTGGTGATGGCGTTGTCCGGCGAAGCGGGTGAGCTGACCTCGCTGTTCCAGTGGCTGACCCCGGAGGAATCGGCGGACTGGCGGTCGGATCCGGAGCTCGAGGCGAACGTGCTCGACGAGCTCGCGGACGTGACGCTGTACCTGGTCCGCCTGGCCGACGTGCTCGGCGTCGACCTCTACGAAGCGGCCAACGCGAAGATCGACCGCAACGAACTGAGATTCCCCCGAAAGGGTTAACGAGTCGCGGTGACGCGCTTGCGGTCGCGCCGCGGTTCGGGCACGGCGGCGTCGAGCCGCTGCTCCTCGGTGGGCAGGTCGGCGAGCAGCTTCCTGGCGAACCGCGGCCCCTCCCGGACCACCACCACTTCGGCGCGCTCGCCCTGCACCGGCAGGTGCGTGGCGCCGAAGAGGAGGGTG from the Amycolatopsis magusensis genome contains:
- a CDS encoding class F sortase, coding for MDRARWKVTAACGSALTVVVAVGVVLFALPTPEQHPAPRTAAAPVIETPLPSMTSTLAAAPAEPVVPEASADRLDVKVLPPGKPAWLEIPQLGVHTGQIIDLGLRPDGTLQVPGDAKTAGWYTESPTPGEVGPAVIAGHVDYDHVPGVFSRLAELEIGTRVTVHRGDGISAVFTVYRVERHPKAEFPSDDVYGDTAQPELRLITCGGAFDRDSRQYEDNVVAYGRFTEALRLRPTTAFR
- a CDS encoding nucleotide pyrophosphohydrolase — encoded protein: MTLEDLIRRLREFADARDWEPFHTPKNLVMALSGEAGELTSLFQWLTPEESADWRSDPELEANVLDELADVTLYLVRLADVLGVDLYEAANAKIDRNELRFPRKG